The following proteins come from a genomic window of Natrinema saccharevitans:
- a CDS encoding SDR family NAD(P)-dependent oxidoreductase, with protein MDGPDLTGQTVLVTGAGRGVGREFLLATADCGAKTAVHYHTSADAARETAADARDRGAEAATTVQADVTDPDGVDGLFGTVESEFGSVDVLVNNVGDFAPARWDDLSFEAWNRVLETNLNGTYLCSKRALPEMREAGSGRIVNVGYASSERAMVSPKNFPYFVAKTGVLMFTRMLAADTQDDGITVNAISPYVVENSDEFPADLPRDRPASFEDLIAPLYFFLDPDSGYVSGENIEVDGGWLPEDV; from the coding sequence ATGGACGGACCAGACCTCACGGGGCAGACGGTACTCGTCACCGGTGCCGGCCGCGGCGTCGGCCGCGAGTTCCTGTTGGCGACGGCGGACTGCGGCGCGAAGACTGCGGTCCACTACCACACGAGCGCCGACGCCGCCCGCGAGACGGCCGCTGACGCCCGCGACCGCGGTGCCGAGGCGGCGACGACGGTCCAGGCCGACGTGACCGATCCCGACGGCGTCGACGGCCTCTTCGGAACCGTCGAGTCGGAGTTCGGGAGCGTCGACGTGCTGGTGAACAACGTCGGCGACTTCGCGCCCGCTCGCTGGGACGACCTCTCCTTCGAGGCCTGGAACCGCGTCCTCGAGACGAACCTCAACGGGACCTACCTCTGCTCGAAGCGCGCCCTCCCCGAGATGCGCGAGGCCGGCTCCGGCCGGATCGTCAACGTCGGCTACGCCTCGAGCGAGCGAGCTATGGTCAGCCCGAAGAACTTCCCCTACTTCGTCGCGAAGACGGGCGTGTTGATGTTCACGCGGATGCTCGCGGCCGACACACAGGACGACGGGATCACGGTCAACGCGATATCGCCGTACGTCGTGGAGAACTCCGACGAATTCCCCGCGGATCTCCCGCGGGATCGGCCCGCGAGCTTCGAGGACCTGATCGCGCCGCTGTATTTCTTCCTCGATCCCGATAGCGGGTACGTCAGCGGCGAAAATATAGAGGTCGACGGCGGTTGGCTGCCCGAGGACGTGTGA
- a CDS encoding universal stress protein: MLETVLLAVGPGDADRSGLLADAVLEVAKPADATVVLAHVFTSSEYDDVLGRLEFDPTVDEIDPGEVASRHATIHDIRDVLEEHGVDYEIRGAVGEHGPSIVDLAESADADRVIVGGRRRSPTGKAIFGSTAQEVMLSAPCPVTFVRSDGFEE; encoded by the coding sequence ATGCTAGAGACAGTATTGCTTGCTGTCGGTCCCGGCGACGCCGACCGAAGCGGACTGCTGGCCGACGCGGTCCTCGAGGTAGCGAAACCCGCCGACGCGACGGTCGTCCTCGCGCACGTGTTCACGAGCAGCGAGTACGACGACGTCCTCGGCCGCCTCGAGTTCGATCCCACCGTCGACGAGATCGATCCCGGCGAGGTGGCGTCGCGTCACGCCACGATTCACGACATCCGGGACGTCCTTGAGGAACACGGCGTCGACTACGAGATCAGGGGCGCGGTCGGCGAACACGGCCCGTCGATCGTCGATCTGGCCGAGAGCGCCGACGCCGACCGGGTCATCGTCGGCGGCCGGCGACGGTCGCCGACGGGGAAGGCGATCTTCGGCTCGACAGCCCAGGAAGTGATGCTGTCGGCACCCTGCCCCGTCACGTTCGTCCGCAGCGACGGATTCGAGGAGTAG
- a CDS encoding universal stress protein yields MAIDTVLLAVGPMDTVRAPELAETVLEIAAPLGARVVIGHAFTEDEYEDVHEELGFDARAGDVDPDAVAAERAPVPQLAERFEDAGVDYEIKGALGEVSSEVVNLAVDVDADRMVVGGRRRSPAEKAVLGSVSQEIILQAPCPVTYFRDLDVME; encoded by the coding sequence ATGGCAATCGATACAGTACTCCTTGCGGTCGGACCGATGGACACGGTACGTGCTCCGGAACTCGCCGAGACCGTCCTCGAGATCGCCGCCCCCCTCGGCGCAAGGGTCGTGATCGGCCACGCCTTCACCGAAGACGAGTACGAGGACGTCCACGAGGAACTGGGCTTCGACGCTCGTGCCGGCGACGTCGACCCCGACGCGGTCGCCGCCGAGCGCGCTCCGGTACCCCAACTCGCGGAGCGCTTCGAAGACGCGGGCGTCGACTACGAGATCAAGGGCGCACTCGGCGAGGTCAGCAGCGAGGTGGTCAATCTGGCGGTCGACGTCGATGCCGACCGCATGGTCGTCGGCGGCCGCCGTCGCTCGCCCGCCGAAAAGGCCGTTCTCGGCTCCGTCTCGCAGGAGATCATCCTGCAGGCCCCCTGTCCGGTCACGTACTTCCGGGACCTCGACGTGATGGAGTAG
- a CDS encoding ROK family protein: MVYYAGVDLGATNVRAVVAEADGARIGATRRSTPRGPTGIDVTEGVLRTLRGACADAGIDPERIVAAGIGSIGPFDLAEGAVIDPANLPDSIDRIPLTGPISELIGSDDVFLHNDTTAGVIGERFHADRNPDDMVYVTISSGIGAGVCCDGDILSGWDGNAGEVGHYVVDPRGRLTCGCGHEGHWEAYCSGNAIPDYARLLAEDDPTISTALPLEGPDFTAKDVFDLAGEDELADYVIDQLAHWNAIGVTNVIHAFAPLVVSVGGAVALHNEELVVDPIRERVSEMVMTNVPEIRVTDQGDDVVVEGALASALTGGTGNRRRLGK; encoded by the coding sequence ATGGTCTACTATGCGGGCGTCGATCTCGGCGCGACCAACGTCCGGGCGGTCGTCGCCGAGGCCGACGGGGCGAGAATCGGTGCGACCCGCCGATCGACGCCGCGCGGGCCGACTGGTATCGACGTGACGGAGGGTGTGCTACGAACGCTCCGGGGGGCGTGTGCGGACGCGGGGATCGACCCCGAGCGGATCGTCGCCGCCGGAATCGGGTCGATCGGACCGTTCGACCTCGCCGAAGGGGCGGTGATCGATCCGGCGAACCTCCCCGATTCGATCGATCGGATCCCGCTGACCGGGCCGATTTCGGAACTGATCGGCAGCGACGACGTTTTTCTCCACAACGACACCACCGCCGGCGTCATCGGCGAGCGCTTCCACGCCGACCGCAACCCCGACGACATGGTCTACGTGACCATCTCCTCGGGGATCGGGGCCGGCGTCTGCTGTGACGGCGACATCCTGAGCGGCTGGGACGGCAACGCCGGCGAGGTCGGCCACTACGTCGTCGATCCCCGGGGTCGACTGACCTGTGGCTGCGGTCACGAGGGTCACTGGGAGGCCTACTGCTCGGGCAACGCCATCCCCGACTACGCCCGCCTGCTGGCCGAGGACGACCCGACGATTTCGACGGCCCTCCCGCTCGAGGGACCCGACTTCACCGCGAAGGACGTCTTCGACCTCGCGGGCGAGGACGAACTGGCCGATTACGTCATCGACCAGCTCGCTCACTGGAACGCGATCGGCGTTACCAACGTGATCCACGCTTTCGCCCCGCTCGTCGTCTCCGTCGGCGGCGCGGTCGCCCTGCACAACGAGGAACTCGTCGTCGACCCGATCCGCGAGCGCGTCTCCGAAATGGTGATGACCAACGTCCCCGAGATCCGCGTCACCGACCAGGGCGACGATGTCGTCGTCGAGGGCGCGCTCGCGAGCGCGCTGACCGGCGGGACCGGTAACCGACGGCGGCTGGGGAAGTGA
- a CDS encoding LVIVD repeat-containing protein, translated as MERRAFLRASAVGVSLSGAATVTTARTGSATARQASYEPLGRVDIEAAAEAVVGDDGDTAYLATTTGFATVDVSDPAEPTVLAERDVEIGGESLRNVLDVSVDGDRLVVAGPANPGYEPMGVRCYDVRDPAEPTPVDEYETDFHIHNCTLAGDRLFVAENDFETGTNALAIFDVADGIEQVGSWSLLDREPGWRDRPFLGRYLHDVTVQDDVAYLPYWNAGTYLVDVSDPTAPAYVSHVADTTLEAQRGAGRDDTVYGLPGNDHYAAVDEAGDLLAVGREAWATGGDAPDRPGEIDLYDVSDPAEPVHRGSIDPPRTDAERYADGEWTTSHNFDLRNDRLYSSWYRGGVKIHDVSDPNEPEQLAWWRDPDETAFWTARVAVPGETFVASSTEAIPTTALEGALYTFPIESGEQADPPSLRDPDPSNGSDGNGAGDDTASDDSIPGFTGLAALAGGAAGLEWLRRRGNGNVQD; from the coding sequence ATGGAGCGACGAGCCTTCCTCCGGGCCAGCGCTGTCGGGGTGTCGCTGTCGGGCGCGGCCACGGTCACGACGGCTCGAACGGGGTCAGCGACCGCGCGACAGGCCTCCTACGAACCGCTCGGCCGGGTCGACATCGAGGCCGCCGCCGAGGCCGTCGTCGGCGACGACGGCGACACGGCGTATCTCGCGACCACGACCGGATTCGCGACCGTCGACGTGAGCGATCCCGCCGAGCCGACGGTCCTCGCTGAGCGCGACGTCGAGATCGGCGGCGAGTCACTTCGCAACGTCCTCGACGTGAGCGTCGACGGCGACCGGCTGGTCGTCGCAGGGCCTGCCAACCCCGGCTACGAGCCGATGGGGGTTCGCTGCTACGACGTGCGCGACCCCGCCGAGCCGACGCCCGTCGACGAGTACGAGACCGATTTTCACATCCACAACTGCACGCTCGCGGGCGACCGGCTGTTCGTCGCCGAGAACGACTTCGAGACGGGAACGAACGCGCTCGCGATCTTCGACGTCGCAGACGGGATCGAGCAGGTCGGCTCGTGGTCGCTGCTGGACCGCGAACCCGGCTGGCGCGACCGGCCGTTTCTCGGCCGCTATCTCCACGACGTCACCGTACAGGACGACGTCGCTTACCTCCCCTACTGGAACGCCGGCACCTACTTGGTTGACGTGAGCGATCCGACCGCCCCCGCGTACGTCTCCCACGTCGCCGATACCACTCTCGAGGCCCAACGCGGGGCCGGTCGCGACGACACCGTCTACGGACTGCCGGGCAACGACCACTACGCGGCCGTCGACGAGGCCGGCGATCTTCTGGCGGTCGGCCGAGAGGCCTGGGCGACCGGCGGCGACGCGCCCGATCGGCCGGGCGAGATCGATCTCTACGACGTGAGCGACCCCGCCGAGCCGGTCCACAGGGGATCGATCGATCCGCCCCGGACCGACGCCGAGCGCTACGCGGACGGAGAGTGGACGACCTCGCACAACTTCGACCTCCGGAACGACCGCCTCTACTCGTCGTGGTATCGGGGCGGCGTGAAGATCCACGACGTCTCCGACCCGAACGAGCCGGAGCAGCTCGCCTGGTGGCGCGACCCCGACGAGACGGCCTTCTGGACGGCCCGCGTCGCGGTCCCCGGCGAGACGTTCGTCGCCTCGAGTACGGAGGCGATTCCCACCACCGCGCTCGAGGGGGCACTCTACACCTTTCCGATCGAGTCCGGCGAACAGGCCGATCCGCCGTCGCTGCGAGACCCCGATCCGTCGAACGGGTCCGACGGGAACGGGGCGGGGGACGATACCGCGAGCGACGACTCGATTCCCGGCTTCACCGGACTCGCCGCCCTCGCCGGGGGCGCGGCCGGCCTCGAGTGGCTCCGCCGACGCGGGAACGGAAACGTTCAGGATTAA
- a CDS encoding NifU family protein, with product MTDSEDEPSLKERVEQWMAREMPIIQMHGGTSAVRAADPETGEVIVELGGGCKGCSVSDVTTGNIEAELITWPEIDEVTVRVPDARDSLGGPDQPESIMGIDRTEGGRGDWGSSNPGKDHL from the coding sequence ATGACCGACTCCGAGGACGAGCCGTCTCTGAAAGAACGCGTCGAGCAGTGGATGGCCCGGGAGATGCCGATCATTCAGATGCACGGCGGGACCAGCGCGGTGCGGGCGGCCGACCCCGAGACCGGCGAGGTGATCGTCGAACTCGGCGGCGGCTGCAAGGGGTGTTCGGTCAGCGACGTGACCACGGGCAACATCGAGGCCGAGCTCATCACGTGGCCTGAAATCGACGAGGTGACCGTTCGAGTGCCGGACGCTCGAGACAGTCTCGGCGGCCCCGACCAGCCCGAGTCGATCATGGGCATCGACCGAACCGAGGGCGGCCGCGGCGACTGGGGATCCTCGAACCCCGGGAAGGACCACCTCTGA
- a CDS encoding amino acid-binding protein: MGDAPDSGEDEPDAETDGGVRAYTVRLELVDEPGELLRALAPIADNGGNLLSIHHQRGNITPRGHIPVEVDLECPPDRFDDIVDALRDAGVNVIQAGEEHYGEEVSVVLVGNLVETDLSNTLSRIEDEADAVVQDLSLAAPEGTDGISSARARLAIDSGRSEEAIAAIRSIGSDKGLTVVEPLLGGEA; the protein is encoded by the coding sequence ATGGGTGACGCGCCCGATTCCGGCGAGGACGAGCCCGACGCCGAGACCGACGGCGGCGTCCGCGCGTACACCGTTCGGCTCGAGCTGGTCGACGAACCCGGCGAGTTGCTTCGCGCGCTCGCCCCGATCGCCGACAACGGCGGCAATCTGTTGAGCATTCACCACCAGCGGGGCAACATCACACCGCGGGGACACATCCCCGTCGAGGTCGATCTGGAGTGCCCGCCCGACCGGTTCGACGACATCGTCGACGCCTTGCGCGACGCCGGCGTCAACGTCATTCAGGCCGGCGAGGAACACTACGGAGAGGAGGTCAGCGTCGTACTGGTAGGCAACCTCGTCGAGACCGATCTCTCGAACACCCTCTCGCGGATCGAGGACGAGGCCGACGCCGTCGTTCAGGACCTCTCGCTGGCCGCGCCCGAGGGCACCGACGGCATCTCGAGCGCTCGCGCCCGGCTGGCGATCGACTCCGGCCGCTCCGAGGAAGCCATCGCGGCGATCCGATCGATCGGCTCGGACAAGGGGCTGACCGTCGTCGAACCGCTGCTCGGAGGTGAGGCCTGA
- a CDS encoding homoserine dehydrogenase: MRLAILGAGDVGRSVADLAGEYGHEVVALADSTSAAVDPDGIAVEAALERKAGDETLGTSDPEDVLETEYDVLVEATPTTLGDAEPGFSHVRRALEADRHAVLANKGPVAERYEELRALEADSAGSIRFEATVGGAIPVLSTIEDCTPQSVTAVRGVLNGTANFILTRMAAEGLDYEHVLAEAQDLGVAEADPTFDVDGTDAALKFVILANVLADGGFALEDASVDGIQSIPGSALDLAAEDGRTIRLIGEATRDGVRVGPRLVPENGALAVTGTRNIVQIETRNAGSLHSSGRGAGGPETATAVLSDVGRLPPL; this comes from the coding sequence ATGCGGCTCGCGATCCTCGGTGCCGGCGACGTCGGCCGCTCGGTGGCCGATCTGGCCGGCGAGTACGGCCACGAGGTCGTCGCGCTGGCCGACTCCACGAGCGCCGCGGTCGACCCCGACGGGATCGCCGTCGAGGCCGCCCTCGAGCGCAAGGCCGGCGACGAGACCCTCGGGACGAGCGATCCCGAGGACGTCCTCGAGACCGAGTACGACGTCCTCGTCGAGGCGACGCCGACGACGCTGGGCGACGCCGAACCAGGCTTCTCGCACGTCCGGCGCGCGCTCGAGGCCGACCGCCACGCCGTGCTGGCCAACAAGGGCCCGGTCGCCGAACGCTACGAGGAACTCCGCGCGCTCGAGGCCGACAGCGCGGGCTCGATCCGGTTCGAGGCCACCGTCGGCGGCGCGATTCCGGTGCTGTCGACGATCGAGGACTGCACGCCCCAATCGGTCACCGCCGTCCGCGGCGTCCTCAACGGCACCGCGAACTTCATCCTCACGCGCATGGCCGCGGAGGGACTGGACTACGAACACGTCCTCGCGGAGGCCCAGGACCTCGGCGTCGCGGAGGCCGACCCGACCTTCGACGTCGACGGCACCGACGCGGCGCTGAAGTTCGTCATCCTCGCGAACGTACTCGCCGACGGCGGATTCGCACTCGAGGACGCGAGCGTCGACGGGATCCAGTCGATTCCCGGCAGCGCGCTCGATCTCGCCGCCGAGGACGGCCGGACGATCCGGCTGATCGGCGAGGCGACCCGCGACGGCGTCCGCGTCGGCCCGCGACTCGTCCCCGAAAACGGCGCGCTCGCGGTCACGGGCACGCGAAACATCGTCCAGATCGAGACCCGCAACGCCGGCTCCTTGCACTCGAGCGGCCGCGGCGCGGGCGGCCCGGAGACGGCGACTGCGGTGCTGTCTGACGTCGGCCGTCTCCCGCCGCTGTAA
- the tuf gene encoding translation elongation factor EF-1 subunit alpha, which yields MSDQHQNLAIIGHVDHGKSTLVGRLLYETGSVPEHVIEQHREEAEEKGKGGFEFAYVMDNLAEERERGVTIDIAHQEFSTDAYDFTIVDCPGHRDFVKNMITGASQADNAVLVVAADDGVAPQTQEHVFLARTLGIDELIIGINKMDIVDYEESTFNEVVEEVNQLLKQVQFQTDDASFIPISAFEGDNIAESSDNTPWYDGETLLEALNDLPEPEPPTDAPLRLPIQDVYTISGIGTVPVGRIETGVMNTGDNVSFQPSDVGGEVKTIEMHHEEVPKAEPGDNVGFNVRGIGKDDIRRGDVCGPADDPPSVAETFQAQIVVMQHPSVITAGYTPVFHAHTAQVACTIESIDKKMDGSTGEVAEEDPDFIQSGDNAVVTIRPQKPLSIEPASEIPELGSFAIRDMGQTIAAGKVLEVHEKE from the coding sequence ATGAGCGACCAACACCAGAACCTGGCCATCATCGGTCACGTCGACCACGGGAAGAGTACGCTCGTGGGGCGACTCCTCTACGAGACGGGGAGCGTACCCGAGCACGTCATCGAACAGCACCGCGAAGAAGCCGAAGAGAAGGGGAAGGGCGGCTTCGAGTTCGCCTACGTCATGGACAACCTCGCCGAGGAGCGAGAGCGTGGTGTCACCATCGACATCGCCCACCAGGAGTTCTCGACGGACGCCTACGACTTCACGATCGTCGACTGTCCGGGCCACCGAGACTTCGTCAAGAACATGATCACCGGGGCCTCGCAGGCCGACAACGCCGTTCTCGTCGTCGCCGCCGACGACGGTGTCGCGCCCCAGACCCAGGAGCACGTCTTCCTGGCTCGAACCCTCGGTATCGACGAACTCATCATCGGCATCAACAAGATGGACATCGTCGACTACGAGGAGTCGACGTTCAACGAGGTCGTCGAGGAAGTCAACCAGCTGCTCAAGCAGGTTCAGTTCCAGACCGACGACGCCTCGTTCATCCCGATCTCGGCGTTCGAAGGCGACAACATCGCCGAATCCTCCGACAACACGCCGTGGTACGACGGCGAGACCCTGCTCGAGGCGCTGAACGACCTGCCGGAGCCGGAGCCGCCGACGGACGCGCCGCTCCGACTGCCGATCCAGGACGTCTACACGATTTCGGGCATCGGTACCGTCCCCGTCGGCCGTATCGAGACCGGCGTCATGAACACCGGGGATAACGTCTCCTTCCAGCCCTCTGACGTGGGCGGGGAGGTCAAGACGATCGAGATGCACCACGAAGAGGTGCCCAAGGCCGAACCCGGTGACAACGTCGGATTCAACGTCCGCGGCATCGGCAAGGACGACATCCGCCGCGGTGACGTCTGTGGTCCCGCGGACGACCCGCCGAGCGTCGCAGAGACGTTCCAGGCCCAGATCGTCGTCATGCAACACCCCAGCGTGATCACGGCCGGCTACACCCCGGTCTTCCACGCACACACGGCGCAGGTCGCCTGTACGATCGAGTCGATCGACAAGAAGATGGACGGCAGCACTGGCGAGGTCGCCGAGGAAGACCCCGACTTCATCCAGTCGGGCGACAACGCGGTCGTCACCATCCGACCGCAGAAGCCCCTCAGCATCGAGCCTGCCAGCGAGATCCCCGAACTCGGGAGCTTCGCCATCCGCGACATGGGTCAGACCATCGCCGCCGGCAAGGTCCTCGAAGTCCACGAGAAAGAATAA
- the rpsJ gene encoding 30S ribosomal protein S10 — protein MQQARVRLAGTSPDDLDDICDDVREIANNTGVNLSGPIPLPTKTLEVPTRKSPDGEGTATWEHWEMRVHKRLIDLDADERALRQLMRIQVPNDVSIEIVLED, from the coding sequence ATGCAGCAAGCACGCGTTCGACTCGCGGGCACGAGTCCAGACGACCTCGACGACATCTGCGACGACGTCCGCGAGATCGCGAACAACACCGGCGTCAACCTGAGCGGTCCGATCCCGCTGCCGACGAAGACCCTCGAGGTGCCGACCCGGAAATCGCCTGACGGCGAAGGCACTGCGACGTGGGAGCACTGGGAGATGCGCGTCCACAAGCGCCTGATCGATCTGGACGCCGACGAACGCGCACTCCGACAGCTCATGCGCATTCAGGTGCCGAACGACGTCTCGATCGAGATCGTTCTCGAGGATTAG
- a CDS encoding serine hydrolase domain-containing protein, which yields MNPGSLPVDRDALETFVDETIESELASHDATGAVVSIVNDGSVALSAGYGETPYDGTPVTADATPLQTGSISKLITFTAAMQLLERDRIDSDEDVNDVLESVSIPDTYDEPITVSHLATHTAGFENRIRNETVGLEHRQSLENAVSSYQPSRIRPPGELLVYTNYAGALTGQLVADATGSQFDEYAATNVFDPLGMDRTTFEAIPNHLESDTRDDLMNYLPWYSNSPPASGLWSTGDDMAQFMLAHLNGGATDAGCILSEAATDEMHRQWFAPHETADGMAFGFFERHRDDVRLLTHAGDGPGYRSSFILVPELDLGLFVSFLGTEPGSAVWSVQDAFLDRYVPTTERELTPDGRPERADDLEGTYRELQVTESTTYEKSLLAAYFVPDTEVRIEDDGMLVTEGASTTRWVEVEPLVFRRIDDQRTLVFHEDDGEITALSISPLPYEEITARATGTLPYTLVPVSRHEDLAIQTGLAIGSSLIAFSGVLGWPLAAVVRRYRGSSPPESTRTRRSRWSAGGAGALLFGFVTAIMIVWMLAPRFGGPAVINRPPPGFGLLFVMPTAAAAATLVGAVYTVLAWYEGLWSLPARVHYTLVVGALAVLLWLFRYWNLLGMSAL from the coding sequence ATGAATCCCGGCTCTCTCCCGGTAGATCGCGATGCCCTCGAAACCTTCGTCGATGAGACGATCGAGTCGGAACTCGCAAGCCACGACGCAACCGGTGCGGTCGTCTCGATCGTCAACGACGGATCGGTCGCTCTCTCAGCGGGGTACGGAGAGACACCGTACGACGGGACCCCGGTAACAGCCGATGCCACACCGCTCCAGACCGGTTCGATTTCGAAACTGATCACCTTCACCGCGGCGATGCAACTGCTTGAACGGGATCGTATCGATTCCGACGAGGACGTAAACGATGTTCTCGAGTCGGTGTCGATTCCCGACACGTATGACGAGCCGATTACGGTCTCACACCTCGCGACCCATACCGCTGGCTTCGAGAACCGGATCCGGAACGAGACGGTTGGCCTCGAGCATCGACAATCTCTGGAAAACGCCGTCAGTTCCTATCAGCCGAGCCGGATCCGCCCGCCGGGCGAATTGCTGGTGTACACGAACTACGCAGGCGCGTTGACCGGCCAGTTGGTGGCAGACGCCACCGGATCGCAGTTCGACGAGTACGCCGCAACCAACGTCTTCGACCCGCTCGGAATGGATCGAACCACGTTCGAGGCGATTCCAAATCACCTCGAGTCGGACACCCGTGACGACCTGATGAACTATCTTCCGTGGTACTCAAATAGCCCGCCCGCGTCCGGGCTATGGTCGACGGGAGACGACATGGCACAGTTCATGCTGGCCCACCTAAACGGCGGTGCGACCGACGCTGGCTGTATCCTCTCCGAAGCCGCGACTGACGAGATGCACCGACAGTGGTTCGCTCCCCACGAGACGGCCGACGGGATGGCGTTCGGGTTTTTCGAACGCCATCGGGACGACGTTCGCCTTCTTACCCACGCCGGAGACGGGCCCGGTTACCGAAGTTCGTTCATCCTCGTGCCGGAACTCGATCTCGGGCTGTTCGTCTCGTTTCTAGGAACCGAGCCCGGCTCTGCGGTCTGGTCGGTTCAGGACGCGTTTCTCGATCGCTATGTCCCGACGACCGAGCGGGAACTAACTCCCGACGGCCGCCCGGAGCGGGCTGACGATCTCGAGGGGACGTACCGCGAACTTCAGGTCACCGAGAGTACGACCTATGAGAAATCACTGCTTGCAGCGTACTTCGTTCCCGACACGGAGGTACGGATCGAGGACGACGGGATGTTGGTTACCGAGGGGGCCAGTACGACTCGCTGGGTCGAGGTCGAACCGCTCGTCTTCCGTCGGATTGACGACCAACGGACGCTCGTGTTTCACGAGGACGACGGAGAGATTACGGCACTTTCGATCAGCCCATTGCCGTACGAAGAGATCACGGCCCGCGCCACCGGCACACTGCCATATACACTCGTTCCGGTCTCCCGACACGAAGACTTGGCAATCCAGACGGGACTGGCAATCGGATCGTCGCTCATCGCTTTCTCAGGGGTATTGGGTTGGCCCCTCGCCGCGGTGGTTCGTCGATACCGAGGATCGTCGCCGCCCGAATCTACACGGACACGGCGCTCGAGATGGTCAGCAGGCGGCGCTGGTGCGCTCCTATTCGGATTCGTCACGGCAATCATGATCGTTTGGATGCTCGCTCCGCGTTTCGGCGGTCCAGCGGTTATCAATCGGCCACCTCCCGGCTTCGGTCTCCTGTTTGTCATGCCCACCGCCGCTGCCGCCGCAACGCTCGTTGGCGCCGTCTACACGGTTTTGGCCTGGTACGAGGGGCTCTGGTCCCTCCCCGCTCGAGTACACTACACCCTCGTCGTCGGTGCACTCGCAGTACTCCTGTGGCTGTTTCGCTACTGGAACCTCCTCGGGATGTCGGCGTTGTGA
- a CDS encoding CPBP family intramembrane glutamic endopeptidase has protein sequence MDVIPPFWIGLLLATPLLSLAYVMTVYVVVRRWLPINFRRYAHWFNSGLLVVIGTAVVFASPIEIPLAFRWLYPVAIPLGIGVYAVDTYIKTRVVGDPIGKGTEALVTMAPVLFVPIFEEVIFRAGYVFLSDRFGTVVYTVGSAFSFGLHHSGYGKTEMLFKFENGLVYGTLFVVTGSLVPPLLAHCGYNLAAVVVHIDTP, from the coding sequence ATGGACGTCATCCCTCCGTTCTGGATAGGCCTACTCTTGGCCACCCCGCTGCTCTCGCTGGCGTACGTAATGACCGTCTACGTTGTGGTACGCCGTTGGCTCCCGATCAACTTTCGTCGGTATGCCCACTGGTTTAACAGCGGTTTACTGGTAGTCATCGGTACTGCTGTTGTATTTGCCAGTCCGATCGAGATCCCACTGGCGTTTCGGTGGCTGTATCCTGTGGCGATTCCGCTCGGGATCGGCGTGTACGCCGTTGATACGTACATCAAGACACGTGTGGTCGGGGATCCTATCGGAAAGGGGACGGAAGCGCTGGTGACGATGGCGCCCGTATTATTCGTTCCGATTTTCGAGGAGGTTATTTTCAGAGCGGGCTACGTTTTTCTGTCCGATCGCTTCGGAACCGTGGTCTATACTGTCGGATCTGCCTTCTCGTTCGGACTCCATCATAGTGGTTACGGGAAGACAGAGATGCTATTTAAATTCGAGAACGGCCTCGTTTACGGGACGCTTTTCGTAGTGACTGGATCACTCGTACCCCCGCTGTTGGCACACTGTGGATACAACCTTGCAGCCGTTGTAGTCCATATCGACACGCCTTGA